The nucleotide sequence TTGACCCAAAGCTTTCCAGGCTGATCTGGAATGACTAGCTTTACTGGACCTCCATTGTCTGGGCCTAGCAGTTCCCCATTCTCCCACCAGCAGAGATAGCCGTTCTTTAAGTCCTCCATGCTCAGTGTAACATCATAACCATCTTCAGCTATGAACTTGACCCATTTAACTTTGCTTTTATCGACACCCACCTTCTCGAAAACTTTTGCGAGCGGAACACCTATGTATGTGTTGTTTATCTTTGCTCCTGTTGACTTTACTAGAGTGGCATTAAACTTGACGCCACCAAGTGCTTCCAGCTCCTCTAGGGTTATTCTACCAGTTGCGAGTCCACTGATCTCTATTGCAAATGTTTCTTGCTGAGTAGCACTCGTTGTCGATGAGTGAATGCTGGCTGTGGTGGATGAAACTGAGCTGATTGTGGGTGACGTGGCTGTCTCTTGACTTATACAGCCACAAATAAAGACCAATAGTACAAGTAAAGCAATTCCAAATCTTTTCACGGCAACCACCGTCAAATATGAAAACAAATTGATATATAACACTTCTGTTAAACAATCTTGCTAACTGTTAAATAGAAAAATTTATTAATTTGAGCTGTCACCAAGGAAATATGATAATTGGAATCACAGGTGAACGAGGAGTTGGAAAGACCACTGTGCTGAAAAAAGTCATCAAAGAGCTGAATGACGTATACGGTATCATAAGCGAGCGCTTTGACGGCGGATTCTATGTTGAGGACGTGAAAACTGGGAAGAAAATGGTATTGGCATCAGAAAGAGAGAAGATTGGTTTTAAGCTCAGAAAGTTCTATTTCAACCCAGAGGCTATTAAGTTCATGGAGCGGGCACTGCAGAGAGGCGGCAGAATTATGGTGTATGATGAGATTGGATATCTGGAATTGCTCGGCTACTTTGATGTTTTTAAATACATCAAAGAGGATTGCGTTTTAATAGTTAGAAAGGATTTTCTTGATGAAATATCCAAACAAATTCCATTTGATGTTGTTTTTGAGGTTACCGTAGAGAATAGAGATTGGATTTGGAGAAAAATTCTCGAGACCCTAAAGTCCTAGTTTATCAGGAACGACAATTTTCCTATCATCAATTTTCACTATGCGCGTCTTCAGCTCATACAACAGATTTAAATTTTCCTCATTAACCACTTCATCAATTCTGCCGTGCATCAGGATTTTCCCATCCTTCATTAAAAAGACTTCATCGCAGAAGGTAAGTGCCAGATTTGGATCGTGAAGGGACAAGAGAACGAGCTTTTCAAGCTTCTCTGCAATTTTCTCAATGACTGAAAGAACTAAAAGCTGATTCTTAAAGTCAAGGAAAGAGGTAGGTTCGTCAAATACCAGTAGCTTTCCATCTTGAGCAAGAGCCCTCGCTATGAGCACGAGCCTTTTTTGCCCTCCGCTTAGAGAGGTAAACGGTCTGTCTTTGAGATCATTTATACCAAGCATCTTTAAAGCTTTGAGTGCTTTGTCTTCATCTTCCCTCTTAGGACCTTCAAAGAGATTTACATAGGGATTTCTGCCCATGAGAACGACTTCAAAAACCGTGTAAGGAAAGTTTATTGAGAACTCTTGGGGAGCGTATGATACGAACTTTGCCCTCTCTTTGAAGCTCAGCTTAATCAAGTCAACCCCATCGAGCTCTACCCTTCCTGACTGTGGTCTTAAAATCCCCACGATGCATTTTAAAAGTGTGGACTTTCCAGCTCCGTTGGGTCCAAGTAGGCAGCCGACACCGCTTTTAAGTTCAAAACTAACTCCTTTCAGCACTTTTCCGTTGCGGTAAGCAAATTCTAAATTTTTAACCTTGAGCATTCCTATACCTCCTGGCGAGTATTGCAACTAGTATTGGAGCTCCAATTAATGATGTAACAACACCGAGAGGAAGTTCTGAAGGAGTCAGCGTTCTGGCTATATCATCGCATATTAAAAGAAGCGTTGCTCCTACGAATGCAGACGCTGGGACTAATTTTCTGTTATCATAACCCA is from Thermococcus paralvinellae and encodes:
- a CDS encoding molybdopterin-dependent oxidoreductase → MVAVKRFGIALLVLLVFICGCISQETATSPTISSVSSTTASIHSSTTSATQQETFAIEISGLATGRITLEELEALGGVKFNATLVKSTGAKINNTYIGVPLAKVFEKVGVDKSKVKWVKFIAEDGYDVTLSMEDLKNGYLCWWENGELLGPDNGGPVKLVIPDQPGKLWVKWLKEIRLIGDENAVVIHGKTKVTVVVTKEDIEELMKSFGETVTVELKGKNVTFSGIPLKLLLDNARPEDDATKVTFIAKDGYSATLEFEKVYENDKAILTTEFRVVIPGEPTKTWVKDLKEIVIG
- a CDS encoding nucleoside-triphosphatase, with the translated sequence MIIGITGERGVGKTTVLKKVIKELNDVYGIISERFDGGFYVEDVKTGKKMVLASEREKIGFKLRKFYFNPEAIKFMERALQRGGRIMVYDEIGYLELLGYFDVFKYIKEDCVLIVRKDFLDEISKQIPFDVVFEVTVENRDWIWRKILETLKS
- a CDS encoding ABC transporter ATP-binding protein, which translates into the protein MLKVKNLEFAYRNGKVLKGVSFELKSGVGCLLGPNGAGKSTLLKCIVGILRPQSGRVELDGVDLIKLSFKERAKFVSYAPQEFSINFPYTVFEVVLMGRNPYVNLFEGPKREDEDKALKALKMLGINDLKDRPFTSLSGGQKRLVLIARALAQDGKLLVFDEPTSFLDFKNQLLVLSVIEKIAEKLEKLVLLSLHDPNLALTFCDEVFLMKDGKILMHGRIDEVVNEENLNLLYELKTRIVKIDDRKIVVPDKLGL